The Desulfoscipio gibsoniae DSM 7213 genome contains a region encoding:
- a CDS encoding PaaI family thioesterase, whose product MKKDALAGHLGIKLLEVKSGYAKATVKITKQLLNGAGVTHGGTIFSLADVVLAAASNSHGPLALALDVNIHFLKTTKEGAILTATATEDNLTRKTGLYRMEVKDDRDTLIAIAEGLVYRMDN is encoded by the coding sequence ATGAAGAAAGATGCGTTAGCAGGACACCTGGGAATTAAGCTGCTTGAAGTAAAGTCCGGCTATGCCAAAGCTACCGTAAAAATTACTAAACAATTACTCAATGGAGCAGGCGTTACTCATGGTGGCACAATTTTTAGCTTAGCGGACGTTGTGCTTGCTGCAGCCAGTAATTCTCATGGTCCGCTTGCATTAGCATTAGATGTAAACATCCATTTTTTAAAAACCACAAAAGAAGGGGCAATTCTTACTGCTACGGCAACTGAGGATAATTTAACCAGGAAGACGGGTCTTTATCGAATGGAAGTAAAGGACGATCGAGACACACTAATCGCAATTGCGGAAGGTCTAGTATATCGTATGGATAACTGA
- a CDS encoding (2Fe-2S) ferredoxin domain-containing protein, protein MNKPKHHIFVCTSSRTNNLPKGLCQGKSAGEILSAFLEEIEDQGLSGEIYISNTGCLGLCDQGPVVIIYPDNVWYRGVTPGDVEEIMEEHILGGNIVERLLIK, encoded by the coding sequence ATGAATAAACCCAAACACCATATATTCGTTTGTACCAGCAGCAGAACCAACAACTTACCGAAGGGATTGTGTCAGGGCAAGTCCGCAGGGGAAATACTGTCTGCGTTTCTGGAAGAAATAGAGGATCAAGGGTTGTCCGGGGAAATTTATATCTCTAATACCGGTTGTCTTGGACTTTGTGACCAGGGCCCCGTAGTGATAATTTACCCGGATAATGTTTGGTACCGAGGTGTTACTCCCGGTGACGTAGAGGAGATCATGGAGGAACATATTTTAGGAGGGAACATTGTGGAACGATTGCTTATTAAGTAG
- a CDS encoding XylR N-terminal domain-containing protein — MKQKFKLTELLDINKEDGIINFRGHRMLVFLSSYFYELRKEMIDSLGEDIVRGILARFGYRCGFNDATSFQNFPEFENDANWMLAGPLMHTLEGLVHASAKILEYDRQKGNFLMRGIWRNSYEAEHHLRLFGPDKEPVCWTLSGYASGFGTCFFGRQVICVETMCQGMGDPYCQFELRNIEAWNGAAMRNIDDLKQCLVEEAQRRVTLWRGMSNYVLERTNEILKEKLAELNKVNKLLNQEKGAMQKSAAIHNQLTTLVLEGQGLSGIVENLACIIDRTVLVADRFFQVMSCSKHLRESEVDIESIWRKVVTDPAVSKDLLAMDSGNHYSRLGFPVSNGTKSMVVVPIIAGNNHLGFVTALDEEKSLSKLDCIALEHAATVIALEMLKQKASFESELRIRENFFDSLLTGKYENEDIVLWRAKQLGLDLSKTYRLMSIDIELEEVVDNVKRQYKQVHMAENFFETVRYVFESICPGFFLSGNCNNTIGLLPVTVETKDTDINNLSTVLQRIETDLKTHLPEEYKWWVGIGSPCSRLSDFATSYHEARATIDIVKALNRKNRCLAYEKLGVFSLININVDRFRNFIRKVIGPLIDYDEKNNSQLVETLTLYFNNNCNVQRASRNGFLNSATMKYRLKRISEIANIDFSNSETILMVHLALKMIEGI; from the coding sequence GTGAAACAGAAATTCAAACTAACGGAACTTCTCGACATAAATAAGGAAGATGGCATAATTAATTTCCGCGGTCATAGGATGTTGGTTTTCCTGTCTAGTTATTTTTATGAATTGCGTAAAGAAATGATCGATTCCCTGGGGGAAGATATTGTTCGTGGTATCCTGGCTCGTTTCGGCTACCGTTGTGGTTTTAATGATGCTACCTCCTTTCAAAATTTCCCTGAGTTTGAGAACGATGCCAATTGGATGCTAGCCGGGCCGTTGATGCACACATTAGAAGGACTTGTGCATGCTTCCGCTAAAATCCTTGAATATGACCGGCAAAAAGGTAATTTCTTAATGCGGGGCATATGGCGCAACTCTTATGAGGCTGAGCACCACTTGCGCCTTTTCGGCCCGGACAAGGAACCGGTTTGCTGGACATTGAGCGGCTATGCCAGTGGTTTTGGCACCTGTTTCTTTGGCCGGCAGGTTATCTGCGTCGAGACTATGTGCCAGGGTATGGGAGATCCATATTGTCAATTCGAATTACGCAATATCGAAGCTTGGAATGGCGCAGCTATGCGCAATATTGATGATTTAAAGCAATGCCTGGTGGAAGAGGCGCAGAGACGGGTAACCCTTTGGCGGGGGATGAGCAATTATGTGCTGGAACGAACAAATGAAATTTTAAAGGAAAAGCTTGCGGAACTGAATAAAGTGAATAAGCTGCTGAATCAGGAAAAAGGAGCTATGCAAAAATCCGCAGCCATTCACAATCAGCTTACCACCCTGGTTCTGGAGGGACAAGGGCTTTCAGGAATTGTAGAAAACCTCGCCTGCATTATTGACAGAACGGTACTGGTGGCCGATCGTTTTTTTCAGGTTATGTCTTGTTCTAAACATTTGCGGGAAAGCGAAGTGGACATTGAATCGATCTGGCGAAAGGTAGTTACCGATCCAGCGGTCAGCAAGGATCTTCTAGCTATGGATTCCGGCAATCATTATTCCCGGCTTGGGTTTCCCGTCAGTAATGGCACTAAGAGCATGGTAGTGGTTCCCATTATTGCAGGCAACAATCACCTTGGATTTGTGACCGCCTTGGATGAAGAAAAGTCCCTGAGTAAACTTGACTGTATTGCCCTGGAGCATGCGGCAACGGTAATAGCGCTGGAAATGCTGAAACAAAAAGCGTCATTTGAATCCGAGCTGAGGATCCGGGAAAATTTTTTTGATTCACTTTTGACGGGTAAGTATGAAAACGAGGATATTGTTTTATGGCGGGCTAAGCAATTAGGGCTTGATTTAAGTAAAACCTATCGTTTAATGTCCATTGACATTGAGCTTGAGGAGGTTGTAGATAATGTAAAAAGGCAATACAAGCAAGTGCATATGGCGGAAAATTTCTTTGAAACAGTACGTTATGTTTTTGAGAGCATTTGTCCCGGCTTCTTTTTAAGCGGTAATTGTAATAATACAATCGGATTGTTACCAGTTACGGTTGAAACAAAAGATACCGATATTAATAATCTATCAACTGTTTTGCAAAGAATAGAAACCGACCTAAAAACACATTTGCCGGAAGAATATAAGTGGTGGGTGGGTATCGGGTCGCCTTGCAGTCGGTTGAGTGATTTTGCCACCTCCTATCATGAAGCCCGCGCCACTATCGATATAGTCAAAGCATTGAATCGTAAAAACCGCTGTTTGGCCTATGAAAAACTGGGGGTCTTTAGTTTAATCAATATAAACGTTGATCGTTTTCGCAATTTTATCCGAAAAGTAATCGGTCCGCTTATTGATTATGATGAAAAGAACAATTCCCAATTGGTTGAAACTTTAACCTTATACTTTAATAATAACTGCAATGTCCAGAGGGCTTCCCGAAATGGCTTTTTGAATTCTGCAACGATGAAATATAGATTAAAGCGAATCTCGGAAATCGCCAACATCGATTTTTCCAATTCAGAAACCATTCTTATGGTGCATTTGGCCCTTAAAATGATTGAAGGAATTTAA
- a CDS encoding MBL fold metallo-hydrolase, with product MQVTKHVHALRIPFQITVSPELKIDRFVYAYLIYGPKICLIDTGVKSAETIIFDYLRKTGRQPEEIDMIVLTHSHPDHIGSVHSLKKATGCVIAAHSGEKDWIEDVDLQCRERPVPGFHSLVGGSVEIDRLVEEGDILNLGDGLSLEVIHTPGHSRGSISLYFPADRVLFSGDAVPLPGDIPIYDDYTSSVSSINKLKDLEGVHTMLSAWDIPRESDDLYQLMAESISYLNRIHKFVAQNAVNTSPDLMDLCKQVVSNLELPTAAATPLLARSLRANLKALGR from the coding sequence ATGCAGGTTACCAAACATGTACATGCCCTGAGAATTCCCTTTCAAATAACTGTTAGCCCTGAATTAAAAATTGACAGGTTCGTGTATGCATATCTAATCTATGGTCCTAAAATTTGTCTCATTGATACCGGGGTAAAATCCGCAGAAACAATAATATTTGATTATTTGCGAAAAACGGGCCGCCAACCTGAAGAAATAGATATGATTGTACTAACTCACTCCCACCCTGATCATATTGGATCGGTACATTCCTTAAAAAAAGCTACCGGTTGTGTCATTGCGGCACACTCCGGAGAAAAAGATTGGATTGAAGATGTAGATTTGCAATGCAGGGAGCGACCCGTTCCTGGCTTCCACTCTCTCGTAGGAGGTTCTGTTGAAATTGACCGTCTGGTGGAAGAAGGGGATATTCTAAATCTAGGGGATGGATTAAGCCTGGAGGTAATCCACACACCGGGCCACTCTAGAGGATCTATATCCCTGTATTTTCCCGCGGATAGGGTGTTATTTTCCGGCGATGCAGTGCCGCTGCCGGGAGATATACCTATTTATGATGATTATACATCATCCGTCAGCTCAATTAATAAGTTAAAGGATCTTGAAGGTGTTCATACTATGTTATCAGCCTGGGATATTCCGCGAGAGAGCGATGATTTGTATCAACTGATGGCAGAAAGTATAAGTTACCTTAATCGTATTCATAAGTTTGTTGCCCAAAATGCTGTTAATACCTCGCCGGATTTAATGGATTTGTGCAAACAGGTTGTATCTAACTTAGAATTGCCCACAGCAGCCGCAACGCCATTGCTGGCCAGGTCACTTCGGGCCAACTTAAAGGCACTTGGACGTTAG
- a CDS encoding FUSC family protein translates to MKIGHRIIKTGIAVTITMFICQKLNLEPSVFGAVSAVINLQPSLHLTYKKAGEQVIVHILGVMAGILFGYMLGGTPLTMGAITIFIIILYNKLNLHNGIMMGIVAAIFILSASPDQFFHHAFTRSAVIFTGLIVAMLVNIILWPPRHGSRFNDLLRESNEMAVKYFCRAVHDFVRMDNQHLPQPLDMRQQVINLYEECCVLADYYRRERKQVDAGFDSVDPNEWFNSAEKLSKYNRLLVEKADQIYDILPARLERRLKSGNQSISQEFKAILEILDSGCDTIIRINHKLRSLICDKKPVETEEISERFWGELTLVIDKWQSRLTGSYYLHALIEASMVAGEIRWASREAKKILNSAINR, encoded by the coding sequence ATGAAAATAGGCCACAGGATTATTAAAACCGGCATTGCCGTTACCATCACCATGTTTATTTGTCAAAAATTAAACCTGGAACCGTCTGTTTTTGGCGCTGTTTCCGCGGTTATCAACCTGCAGCCTTCCCTGCACCTGACTTATAAAAAAGCCGGCGAGCAGGTGATTGTGCATATTCTGGGCGTTATGGCAGGCATTCTTTTTGGTTACATGTTGGGGGGAACCCCCCTGACTATGGGAGCCATTACAATTTTCATAATTATACTGTATAACAAATTAAATTTACATAACGGTATAATGATGGGTATTGTAGCTGCTATTTTCATATTAAGCGCCTCTCCCGACCAGTTTTTTCATCACGCCTTTACCAGGTCTGCAGTGATATTTACCGGCCTGATTGTAGCCATGCTGGTGAATATTATCCTTTGGCCGCCCCGGCACGGATCCCGGTTCAACGATTTACTCAGGGAAAGTAATGAAATGGCGGTGAAATACTTTTGCCGGGCCGTGCATGACTTTGTCCGTATGGATAATCAACATTTGCCGCAACCACTTGATATGCGTCAGCAAGTAATCAATTTATATGAAGAATGCTGCGTTCTTGCAGATTATTATCGCCGAGAGAGAAAACAAGTCGATGCAGGTTTTGATTCGGTCGATCCCAATGAATGGTTTAATAGCGCAGAAAAGCTATCCAAATATAACCGATTGCTTGTCGAGAAAGCTGATCAAATATATGATATTTTACCAGCTAGGCTGGAAAGGCGGTTAAAATCAGGCAATCAGTCCATCAGTCAAGAGTTTAAGGCTATACTGGAGATACTGGACAGTGGCTGTGATACAATCATTCGGATCAACCACAAGCTTAGATCATTGATCTGCGACAAAAAGCCCGTAGAGACAGAAGAAATCAGCGAAAGGTTCTGGGGGGAATTGACATTGGTCATTGATAAATGGCAGTCCAGACTAACAGGAAGTTATTATCTACACGCCTTAATAGAAGCTTCAATGGTGGCCGGAGAAATCAGGTGGGCTTCCAGGGAAGCCAAAAAAATCCTGAACAGTGCAATAAATCGATAA
- a CDS encoding DUF1848 family protein, with amino-acid sequence MSRRTDMRWFAEKMTLVLSEKYPPEKVHTVVCITKFPGCIYNEPYAKVLKKYDHVFAHVTITGLGGSPLEPNVPGWRDATEKLPELVAFLGSPERIRLRVDPLVAIKKNGKLISNIPIAEQIIEQAAKIGIRSFTTSFMEEYPRVKRRLAGHGYEIITLSQEQRIKVIKRLVQVTQKRGGVLYTCAVPGFAKSKCIDGALLQELHPWKELCNREKASGQRELCGCTKSIDIGWYNMRCQSGCLYCYAGEV; translated from the coding sequence ATGTCGAGACGTACTGATATGCGCTGGTTTGCAGAGAAAATGACACTGGTGTTATCGGAGAAATACCCCCCGGAGAAGGTGCACACGGTTGTTTGTATAACCAAGTTTCCAGGCTGTATTTATAACGAACCCTATGCAAAAGTGCTGAAAAAATATGATCATGTTTTTGCCCATGTGACCATCACGGGGCTTGGCGGATCCCCACTGGAGCCGAACGTACCCGGTTGGAGGGATGCAACTGAGAAACTACCGGAGTTAGTGGCATTTTTGGGTTCACCGGAAAGGATCCGGCTACGGGTTGATCCGCTGGTCGCGATCAAAAAAAACGGTAAGTTAATAAGCAATATACCTATTGCAGAACAAATAATCGAGCAAGCAGCGAAAATAGGAATTCGCTCTTTTACTACTTCGTTTATGGAAGAATATCCTCGAGTAAAACGTAGGTTGGCCGGACATGGCTACGAAATTATTACACTCAGTCAAGAGCAAAGGATAAAGGTAATAAAACGCCTGGTGCAGGTGACCCAAAAGCGGGGTGGGGTGTTATATACCTGTGCGGTGCCAGGGTTTGCTAAGTCCAAATGCATTGACGGAGCGCTGTTGCAAGAGCTGCACCCTTGGAAGGAACTGTGCAACCGGGAAAAGGCTTCCGGCCAGCGTGAACTATGCGGCTGCACCAAAAGCATTGATATTGGATGGTACAACATGCGTTGCCAGTCCGGCTGCCTTTATTGCTATGCGGGGGAAGTGTAA
- a CDS encoding citrate/2-methylcitrate synthase, with amino-acid sequence MDILQHDDFEGILIDKLTNLAEQCNLLKNTALFDKYQVKRGLRDADGRGVLVGLTEVGEVHSYIVDEGDIIPVPGMLMYRGISITDLVDGFLKDDRYGFEETCYLLLFGALPNKEELADFQQLLGNYRKLPEHFVRDMILNVPSNNIMNKLARSVLGLYTFDDRADDTSIKNVLKQCVMLIASFPTMAVYGYQAFNKYYADQSLFIHSPRADYGTAENILHMLRPDSTFTKLEARLLDLALVLHAEHGGGNNSTFVTRVVTSSGTDTYSAMAAALGSLKGPRHGGANIKVIQMLEDMKQNLKSWKDDEEIENYLEKILNKEAFDRSGLIYGMGHAVYTISDPRSVIFKDHIARLAIEKGLQDEYEFYSKVETLAPKVISKVHKRDKGVSANVDFYSGFVYRMLDIPPEMYTPLFAISRISGWSAHRIEEIVNAGKIIRPAYKCVAKRRPYTFMDER; translated from the coding sequence ATGGATATTTTACAACATGATGACTTTGAAGGAATACTAATTGATAAATTGACGAACCTAGCTGAGCAGTGTAATTTATTAAAAAACACGGCTTTATTCGATAAATACCAGGTAAAACGAGGATTACGGGATGCAGATGGCCGGGGTGTTCTTGTTGGGCTAACAGAAGTCGGTGAAGTGCATTCATATATTGTTGATGAAGGTGACATAATTCCTGTTCCAGGAATGCTGATGTACAGGGGAATCAGCATCACTGATCTAGTGGACGGTTTTCTTAAGGATGATCGCTATGGTTTTGAAGAAACTTGTTATCTTTTGCTCTTTGGTGCTCTACCTAATAAAGAAGAACTTGCGGACTTTCAGCAGCTCCTGGGTAACTATCGAAAACTGCCCGAGCATTTTGTCCGGGACATGATATTGAATGTGCCCAGCAACAATATAATGAATAAACTGGCAAGAAGCGTATTAGGACTTTATACCTTTGATGATAGGGCTGACGACACATCTATCAAAAATGTGTTAAAGCAATGCGTCATGCTTATTGCTTCTTTCCCAACTATGGCCGTTTATGGCTACCAGGCCTTCAATAAGTATTACGCAGACCAAAGCTTGTTTATTCACAGCCCCAGGGCTGATTATGGCACCGCTGAAAATATTCTACATATGTTGAGACCGGACAGCACCTTCACAAAACTGGAAGCAAGACTTCTTGACCTGGCCCTGGTGCTTCATGCCGAGCATGGTGGGGGTAACAATTCCACCTTTGTAACCCGCGTTGTGACTTCATCAGGGACTGACACGTATTCCGCAATGGCAGCTGCCCTGGGATCATTAAAGGGGCCAAGGCATGGCGGCGCTAACATTAAGGTTATTCAAATGCTGGAGGATATGAAACAAAATCTAAAAAGTTGGAAAGACGATGAAGAAATTGAAAACTACCTGGAAAAAATTCTTAACAAAGAGGCTTTTGACCGCTCCGGCCTGATTTATGGCATGGGCCATGCGGTATACACTATATCAGACCCAAGATCCGTTATATTTAAAGATCACATAGCCAGGTTGGCCATAGAAAAGGGATTGCAGGATGAATATGAGTTTTATTCCAAGGTTGAGACACTGGCGCCCAAGGTAATTAGCAAAGTTCATAAAAGGGACAAAGGTGTCAGTGCCAATGTCGATTTTTACTCAGGCTTTGTGTACCGAATGCTGGATATTCCACCTGAAATGTACACCCCGCTTTTTGCAATATCCAGAATATCAGGATGGAGCGCCCACCGGATAGAAGAAATTGTAAACGCAGGTAAGATTATTAGACCCGCATACAAATGCGTGGCAAAAAGGCGACCTTACACCTTTATGGATGAACGCTAA
- a CDS encoding Fe-only nitrogenase accessory AnfO family protein yields the protein MSSEIAVWVNENGETTTLNTPGKIVVYRKWQGNWKADRDKVISPPSTGGMSMLRRLMSEVLEVMGKSKIFVAQKVTGIPYFELEKSTCSVWEMPGKPEDFLDYILSCEEKEQSTEQKNAAVLVPAPVEIGAGRYRVSIKEIQESGGGITSKQVLQPFLSRGKFFELEVICNHVPPWLEAEFIAGTWKGEVTGGGKKIIISKTC from the coding sequence ATGAGTAGTGAAATAGCAGTTTGGGTAAATGAAAATGGTGAAACGACAACTTTAAACACCCCGGGGAAAATTGTGGTTTACCGTAAATGGCAGGGTAATTGGAAAGCTGATCGGGATAAAGTGATTAGTCCGCCCTCAACAGGGGGCATGAGCATGTTGCGCCGGTTGATGAGCGAAGTACTTGAGGTTATGGGAAAAAGTAAAATTTTTGTAGCTCAAAAAGTTACCGGGATACCTTATTTCGAGCTGGAAAAATCCACGTGCTCGGTTTGGGAAATGCCGGGCAAACCTGAGGATTTTTTGGATTATATCCTATCCTGTGAGGAAAAGGAACAAAGCACAGAGCAAAAAAACGCCGCCGTATTGGTTCCGGCACCGGTGGAAATTGGAGCAGGACGCTACCGTGTTTCCATTAAGGAAATCCAGGAAAGCGGCGGCGGCATCACTTCCAAGCAGGTCTTGCAACCATTTTTGAGCCGGGGCAAATTTTTCGAACTTGAAGTTATCTGCAACCACGTTCCACCCTGGTTGGAAGCTGAATTTATTGCGGGAACGTGGAAGGGCGAAGTCACGGGAGGTGGTAAAAAGATAATCATATCAAAAACGTGCTAA
- the sigK gene encoding RNA polymerase sporulation sigma factor SigK, with the protein MLPGFWTLAVASVIQGIMLLISYVAQNSFPKPLTEEEEQLYLEKLAQGDDKAKEVLIERNLRLVAHIIKKFENSGDDFDDLISIGTIGLIKAVNTFNVEKSARLATYASRCIENEILMYMRSKKKKRSEMSLYEPIGTDKEGNEIHFLDVLSTDAEAVAEMVSRTLDKEQLWKKLKKLPPQERNVLVLRFGLRGKGRKTQKEIAKKLGISRSYVSRIEKRAIDRLSEQFMAEA; encoded by the coding sequence GTGTTGCCCGGATTCTGGACCCTAGCGGTTGCGTCGGTAATCCAAGGGATCATGCTGCTTATCTCATATGTGGCGCAGAATAGTTTTCCCAAACCGCTAACGGAGGAGGAAGAACAGCTTTACCTGGAGAAATTGGCGCAGGGGGATGACAAGGCTAAAGAAGTTTTAATTGAGCGCAATCTCAGACTGGTAGCCCATATTATAAAAAAATTTGAAAACAGTGGTGACGACTTCGATGATTTGATTTCAATTGGTACCATTGGCTTAATTAAAGCAGTTAACACATTTAATGTGGAAAAATCCGCACGTTTGGCCACCTATGCTTCCAGGTGTATTGAAAACGAGATATTAATGTATATGCGCTCCAAGAAGAAAAAGCGTTCCGAAATGTCACTGTATGAGCCCATCGGCACAGATAAGGAAGGCAATGAAATACATTTCCTAGATGTACTTAGCACAGATGCCGAAGCGGTAGCTGAGATGGTTTCCCGCACTCTGGACAAAGAACAGTTATGGAAAAAGCTAAAAAAACTTCCCCCCCAGGAGAGAAATGTGTTGGTATTGCGTTTCGGTTTGCGTGGTAAAGGTCGTAAAACGCAAAAGGAAATCGCAAAAAAATTGGGAATCTCCCGTTCCTATGTAAGTAGAATAGAAAAGAGGGCCATTGATCGCTTATCGGAGCAATTTATGGCCGAAGCTTAA
- a CDS encoding gamma carbonic anhydrase family protein, whose amino-acid sequence MLYSFDGKQPEVGKDTYVSEHALVIGDVKIGDNCYIGHGAILRGDYGTIEIGLGTAIEEGVVVHAPPNDICKIGKKVTIGHGAVVHAAQVGDFVVLGMGTITSLYSVIGEASIVAEGAVVKMGQIIPDKVVVAGNPASEVRKVSEKDTERWAYGKQLYIDLAKKYLNIGMHIIPAEK is encoded by the coding sequence TTGCTTTATTCATTTGACGGAAAACAACCCGAGGTTGGCAAAGATACTTATGTCAGCGAACATGCTCTGGTTATTGGAGATGTAAAAATTGGAGACAACTGTTATATCGGTCATGGTGCTATCTTACGCGGGGATTACGGGACTATTGAAATAGGCTTAGGAACTGCTATCGAAGAAGGTGTAGTAGTCCATGCCCCACCAAATGACATATGTAAAATTGGTAAAAAGGTAACCATTGGACACGGAGCCGTAGTTCACGCTGCGCAAGTTGGAGATTTTGTTGTACTTGGTATGGGCACCATTACCAGTTTGTATTCAGTAATTGGCGAAGCATCTATAGTGGCAGAAGGCGCGGTTGTAAAAATGGGCCAGATAATTCCTGATAAAGTCGTAGTTGCAGGAAATCCAGCCAGTGAGGTACGCAAAGTAAGTGAAAAAGATACTGAAAGATGGGCGTATGGGAAACAGCTTTATATAGATCTAGCTAAAAAATACCTTAATATAGGGATGCACATAATTCCCGCGGAAAAATAA
- a CDS encoding Fic family protein has protein sequence MEQYNNYIQSFTKRYLNKKEIMYRLPSELKIYDFWPMILEYRKKHGKEITLKDQQGNNFWYCSLPYMDKMAMIDNSAKFHVVERIKTIFKKSPKIAKDYLVDALIDEAFNSSVIEGAFSTKKRTVELVSKKIKPVNNSEQMILNNYKALEYVLENLHRTIDENIILEIYRIITYNTLKEDDVVKKYRNDSVVIWDSGTQKVIYEGPNYIEVPKMMRDLVEFINTDQDMHPIEKASIIHFYFVYVHPFFDGNGRTSRALQYMYLLQQGYDFFKFFSISTIIRDQKMKYYKSIQNVEEYNSDLTYFINFNTSMIINSIVAVIDRLGKELGKHFIISELENNGVFLSERVKKCLFFFIRTEKDYISIDDYKKKHKVSYETARQDLNKLESAGIFKKVKIGKKYIFKFIGLKGLGLGEFSSAKD, from the coding sequence GTGGAACAGTATAATAATTATATTCAATCTTTTACAAAAAGGTACTTAAACAAAAAGGAAATTATGTACCGACTCCCATCTGAATTAAAAATTTATGATTTTTGGCCAATGATATTGGAATATAGAAAAAAGCATGGAAAAGAGATAACGCTAAAAGATCAGCAGGGAAATAATTTTTGGTATTGTTCTTTGCCATATATGGATAAAATGGCAATGATAGATAACTCTGCAAAATTTCATGTAGTAGAAAGAATAAAAACTATTTTTAAGAAGTCTCCTAAGATAGCAAAGGATTATTTGGTAGATGCATTAATTGACGAAGCTTTTAATTCTAGTGTTATTGAAGGTGCATTTTCCACCAAAAAAAGGACTGTTGAGCTTGTTAGTAAAAAAATTAAACCTGTTAATAATAGTGAGCAAATGATATTAAATAATTATAAGGCTCTTGAATATGTTCTTGAAAACCTTCATAGAACCATTGATGAGAATATAATACTTGAAATATACAGAATAATAACTTATAACACTTTAAAAGAAGATGATGTGGTTAAAAAGTATAGAAATGATAGTGTTGTAATTTGGGATAGTGGTACTCAAAAAGTTATATATGAAGGCCCCAATTATATTGAGGTTCCCAAAATGATGAGGGATTTAGTTGAATTTATTAATACTGATCAGGATATGCATCCTATTGAAAAGGCAAGTATTATTCACTTCTATTTTGTTTATGTTCACCCTTTTTTTGATGGTAACGGTAGAACGTCTCGCGCACTCCAATACATGTATTTATTACAACAAGGATATGACTTCTTTAAGTTCTTTTCCATATCAACTATTATTAGGGACCAAAAGATGAAATATTATAAATCAATCCAGAATGTGGAAGAATATAATAGCGATTTAACGTATTTTATCAATTTCAATACAAGTATGATAATAAACTCAATAGTTGCTGTTATTGATAGGTTGGGCAAAGAATTAGGTAAACATTTTATAATAAGTGAGTTGGAAAATAATGGTGTATTTTTGTCTGAACGAGTAAAAAAATGTTTGTTCTTTTTTATTAGAACAGAGAAAGATTATATAAGCATTGATGATTACAAAAAGAAGCACAAAGTATCGTATGAAACAGCTAGGCAAGATTTAAATAAGCTTGAATCAGCCGGTATTTTTAAAAAGGTTAAGATTGGCAAGAAATATATATTTAAATTTATAGGTTTAAAGGGGTTAGGTCTAGGGGAATTTTCTTCAGCAAAGGACTAA